From Spirochaetales bacterium, one genomic window encodes:
- a CDS encoding carboxypeptidase regulatory-like domain-containing protein codes for MKTTVSLLFFSLLLLFCCQPPGDSGSGTITGIIRDHYTGEPLSGVAIGYGSRSATTGTDGRYTIDLGKNSGTIIDSVCLTKTGYMFLQLDGVETDAGKENTVNIYTNRIDKTEYETINVTGRIYQNPVAPEEIPDETSVRFYIFNSTTGSYISGTLDYLDGYSVDTPTFGDDCLVIVSVGGNVSMAAMRIGVDLHTDTTECDITETPAVPAPVSITGEAAGDFVTLQLATPYGLVPAGTRSLAGTAPEYIFYMNPGGYTQCVWQVARGSIEADYTRRYQSSSEIINIDTTVTLPDIDEALGPDGPIDPDSFSYEDGIFHLDPVANTSMYQLTIINPGNQLTIGALTAPQENITLAEPIAYKLSGSPYYVMANAMDTEDYPTTMTKTLTETGFRPGQLPPGVAIGIVDRDEENFQFYALVDF; via the coding sequence ATGAAAACAACAGTGTCTCTATTATTTTTTTCTTTACTGCTTCTCTTTTGCTGCCAGCCGCCGGGAGACAGCGGGTCCGGGACCATAACAGGCATTATCCGGGATCATTACACCGGAGAACCGCTATCCGGCGTTGCTATCGGCTATGGAAGCAGAAGCGCGACAACCGGGACGGACGGCCGGTATACAATCGATCTTGGAAAAAACTCCGGCACCATCATCGATTCCGTATGTCTGACCAAAACCGGTTACATGTTCCTGCAACTCGATGGCGTGGAGACTGATGCGGGGAAAGAAAATACGGTGAATATATACACGAACAGGATCGACAAGACCGAATATGAGACGATTAATGTGACCGGAAGAATATATCAAAATCCAGTCGCACCGGAAGAAATTCCAGATGAAACCAGTGTGAGATTCTATATTTTCAACAGCACTACCGGCAGCTACATCTCCGGTACATTGGATTATTTGGACGGATATTCGGTCGACACCCCGACCTTCGGCGACGATTGTCTTGTCATTGTCAGTGTCGGCGGTAATGTGTCGATGGCGGCGATGCGGATCGGCGTCGATCTTCATACCGATACGACGGAATGCGATATCACGGAAACCCCGGCCGTACCGGCCCCGGTTTCGATCACGGGAGAAGCGGCGGGAGATTTCGTGACCCTCCAGCTCGCGACCCCTTACGGACTTGTCCCCGCGGGAACCCGTTCATTGGCGGGAACGGCGCCGGAATATATATTTTATATGAATCCGGGAGGATACACGCAATGCGTCTGGCAGGTGGCACGCGGAAGCATTGAAGCGGACTATACGCGGAGATACCAGTCGTCCTCCGAAATCATTAATATCGATACCACGGTCACCCTCCCCGATATCGATGAGGCATTGGGGCCGGACGGTCCAATCGATCCGGATTCATTCAGCTACGAGGATGGTATTTTTCATCTCGATCCGGTCGCGAATACCAGTATGTACCAACTCACGATTATTAATCCCGGCAATCAGTTGACTATCGGTGCCTTAACGGCCCCGCAGGAAAACATCACCCTTGCCGAACCGATTGCATACAAACTGAGTGGAAGCCCGTATTATGTCATGGCGAATGCGATGGATACGGAAGATTATCCGACCACAATGACGAAGACCCTTACGGAAACAGGATTCAGACCGGGCCAGCTGCCGCCGGGCGTCGCGATCGGTATCGTCGACCGGGATGAAGAAAACTTTCAGTTTTATGCCCTGGTGGATTTCTGA
- a CDS encoding EamA family transporter has translation MNKALMLAAGIISGLAMAFFQSCSYLSSRFFYARTNGSGFHLLSFSHIQMGIAAVILLWIFRPQHPIPFTGIAFIVILNSLVYMAGQTFFLLALKEANPSQIASLLALKLIAISAASSLILHLTISPLQIFGVALSLAAVFLLNSSRDKIPVKGLVFSLLAVGGYSASDICIAVIVNDLNRAGIANASFIGTCMVYICTGIIGLVILPFLRDGVKKPVMWLSAFPFAASWLTAMFLLFQTFLLIGPLFGNILQTTRGIISVLLGLLVSKLGFIRIEEKMGRYAFFRRLGAAVLMTGAVSLFVFNGI, from the coding sequence TTGAATAAAGCCCTTATGCTTGCCGCAGGGATTATTTCGGGGCTGGCAATGGCCTTTTTTCAATCATGCTCATACCTTTCTTCCCGGTTTTTCTATGCCAGGACCAATGGGAGCGGCTTTCATCTCCTGAGTTTTTCCCATATCCAGATGGGGATCGCGGCGGTTATTCTTCTATGGATATTCCGGCCGCAGCACCCGATTCCTTTTACCGGGATCGCCTTTATCGTCATTCTCAACAGCCTCGTGTACATGGCGGGGCAGACCTTTTTTTTACTCGCATTAAAAGAGGCGAACCCTTCACAGATCGCCTCGCTTCTGGCATTGAAACTCATTGCAATCTCGGCCGCGAGTTCCCTCATCCTCCACCTCACGATTTCACCCCTCCAGATTTTCGGTGTCGCCCTCAGTCTTGCCGCGGTTTTTCTTTTGAACTCTTCCCGCGATAAAATACCGGTCAAGGGTCTCGTCTTTAGCCTGCTCGCCGTGGGGGGATATTCGGCATCGGATATCTGCATCGCCGTCATCGTCAACGATCTTAACCGGGCGGGGATCGCCAATGCATCGTTTATCGGCACATGTATGGTGTATATCTGTACGGGCATAATCGGACTCGTGATTCTGCCTTTTTTAAGAGACGGGGTCAAAAAGCCGGTCATGTGGCTTTCGGCCTTTCCATTCGCCGCTTCATGGCTGACGGCCATGTTTTTACTTTTTCAGACCTTTTTGCTGATTGGTCCGTTATTCGGGAATATTTTACAGACAACGCGGGGGATCATTTCCGTTCTGCTGGGCCTTCTCGTGAGCAAGCTGGGATTCATCCGGATTGAAGAAAAAATGGGACGGTATGCGTTTTTCAGGAGACTCGGGGCGGCCGTTCTTATGACCGGAGCGGTAAGCCTGTTTGTTTTTAATGGTATATGA